The segment GCATCAAGGGTAAGAGACCTTTTTGAACAGGGAAAGAAGAATGCACCGTGCATAATATTTATAGACGAGATTGATGCAGTTGGAAGGCACAGAGGGGCAGGGCTTGGTGGAGGACACGATGAAAGGGAGCAAACTTTAAATCAACTTTTAGTAGAGATGGATGGATTCGAGTCCAATGAAGGTGTAATACTTATTGCTGCCACAAATAGACCTGATGTCCTTGATCCTGCTCTTCTTAGGCCTGGTAGGTTTGATCGCCAGGTAGTAGTGCCCCAGCCAGATGTTAAAGGAAGACTCGGGATACTGAAGGTACACACGAAAAAGATACTCATTGCAGAGGATGTAGACCTCGGGGTGATAGCTCGTGGAACACCTGGATTTTCAGGTGCTGATTTATCTAATCTCGTAAATGAAGCAGCACTCATGGCTGCAAGGGAGAATAAGAGCAAGGTTGAGATGGTTGATTTTGAGAAGGCGAAGGATAAGGTTCTTATGGGGATAGAAAGAAAGAGTATGGTGATGAACGAGGAGGAGAGGAGGAATACCGCTTACCATGAGGCAGGACACACACTTGTTGCAAGACTTATCCCCGGGACTGACCCGATCCATAAGGTAAGCATCATTCCAAGAGGCAGGGCGTTAGGGATCACGCAACAACTCCCGATGGATGACAGATATACCTACTCAAAGACATACCTTCTCAATGAACTCGCTGTATTTCTTGGTGGAAGGGCTGCAGAAGAAATAGCATTAAACCATATGACCACAGGTGCAGGGAATGACCTTGAAAGGGCAACAGAGCTTGCAAGAAAGATGGTATGCGACTGGGGGATGAGTGAAAAACTCGGGCCACTCACATTTGGTAAACGAGAAGAACAGATATTTCTCGGTCGTGAAATAGCCCAGCACAGGGATTACAGTGAGCGGACAGCTATAGAGATCGATGAAGAGATAAAACGAATGGTGACTGAGTGTTATGAAAGGGCAAAGAATCTTGTTAATGAAAATATAGATGCACTTCATGCATTAGCTAAGGCACTCCTCGAAAAAGAGACACTCGAAGGTAAAGAGATTGATGAGATAATAAAAGAAAAGAGAGTTGAAGCTTACCTGTAAAGATTTTACATTTAACTTTTCCAAGAAGACCTACATTATGGGAGTTCTGAATGTGACTCCTGATTCGTTCTCTGATGGAGGACTTTATATCGATCCATCGAGAGCAGTTGAAAGGGCACTCGAGATGGAGGAGGAAGGGGCTGATTTAATAGATATAGGTGGTGAGTCTTCAAGACCTGGCTCCGATCCAGTCTCAGAAGAAGAAGAAATCAAGAGGGTTGTACCCGTCATAGAAAAGCTATCCCACAGATTAAAGATTCCTATATCTGTGGATACATCTAAATCTCGTGTTGCAAAGATTGCGGTTAAGGCAGGTGCTTCTATTATAAACGATATAAGTGGCCTCCGTCTTGATCCTGAGATGGTTCATGTTGTTGCGGATAGTGGGATTCCTGTGGTAATCATGCATATGAAGGGTACACCGAAGGATATGCAGGTTAATCCTACATATAACAATGTCGTCTCAGAGGTGATAGAGTTTCTAAAGGAAAGGATAAAAGTGGCTATAGATGAAGGTGTTAGTAAAGATAAGATAATAATCGATCCAGGAATCGGTTTTGGCAAGACCGTTGAACATAACATAGTGATACTTAGAAGGCTCGATGAATTCAAGGTTCTTGGTCGACCCATTCTCATCGGGACATCGAGGAAGTCATTTATAGGTAAGATACTTGATCTTGAGGTTAATGAACGAATCGAAGGAACTGCAGCAACTGTTGCAGTTGCAATATTGAAAGGTGCCGCCCTTATAAGGGCTCATGATGTTAAAGAGATGGTGAGAGTGGCAAGAATGACCGACGCCATTATTCGGGCATCCCACCACCTCTCACCCACCCTCTGATCTCTACAGCGATTAGTGGTCGCCAATTTCCGCATTACTACCAAATGTTAGTCATTGACAATAAAAGTAAAATCAGTTAAATTAAGTCTATGGAAATTTTCAGGCAGATAAGGTGGCAGGATGTAGTTGATATACTCCTTGTGGCGTTTATAGTGTATAGAATCCTTTTGCTTATAAAAGGGACAAGGGCGATTCAAATGCTTGTAGGTCTTGGTATACTGCTTATTGCCCTGATGATTTCAAAGTGGATAAATCTTTACACAATAGACTGGCTTGTTCAAAGCTTCTGGTCACAGATAGTACTGGCACTGATTATACTCTTTCAGCCAGAACTCCGCCGCGCACTTGCCCATATAGGAGAAAACCCTCTTTTATATCCATTCTCATATGTTGAGGAATCAAGACACATCGAAGAGATCGTAAGGACAGCAGTATCATTATCCAATAGAAAAATAGGAAGTCTTATTGTTATCGAGAGGGAGACTGATCTCAAAAACTTTATAGAGATGGGGACAGAACTCGATGCAAAGGTCTCAAAGGAGATACTTGTAAGTATATTTCAGCCAACATCTCCTATACACGATGGAGCAGTGATTATAAGGGGTAAGAGGATTATAGCAGGTGGATGTTTTCTTCCATTATCATTGAGGGCAGATATAAGTCGTTCACTCGGAACAAGACATAGGGCTGCGATTGGAATTACCGAGGAGACTGATGCGGTTGTAATTGTGGTCTCAGAAGAAACAGGTGCAATCTCTATTGTAATCGGTGGGGAGATTACACAGAATCTCGATATGAATACACTGAGGGAGACACTAACAGATCTTTTTGTCCGGAAGCCACATAGGAAGGCAATGAAATGAGATTTAAAAGCCTTTTACTTAGAAACTCTGGATTGAAGATTGCGTCTCTGATATTTGCGATTATACTCTGGTTTTTTGTTATATCAAGGGGAAAATCGGAAGTAAATTTTGAGGTACCACTTGAATTTAAGAATATTCCATCTACAATAGAACTTACAGGAGATATAGTAAAATCTATAGATGTAAGAGTTCAGGGACAGGAAGGGGTACTCCGCAATCTGAGGTCTCATCAGATAAATGCATATGTAGACCTTACCGGGGCAAAGGCAGGAGAAAGCACATATTATATTACACAGAGTAATATTAATGTTCCAATGAATGTTAAGGTTTCGAAGGTTAGTCCCTCTACTATTAAAGTTAGACTTGAGAAGCTTCTTAAAAAGGATATTGAAGTAGAAGCACATATAATTGGAAAACCTGCTCCTGGATTTAAGATTCAGGGCTTAGAAGTGACTCCATCAACTGTCAGGATAGAAGGGCTGAAAAAAGAAATCAACAGTATAAAGACCTTAAAGACAGAGCCAATAGATATCAGTGGTGCTAAGGAGGGCATCTCACAGGTCGTAAAGGTAAACACCGCAGGCAGAAATATCCGTAGCCTTAACAAAGAAGAAGTTAAGGTGAACATAAAGATTTCTAAAGAACGAAGGTAAGTTGTGATGAAAAGGTTATTCGGTACAGATGGTATAAGGGGAGTGGCAAATAAAACTCCAATGACCAGTGAAATGGCTTTAGCATTAGGCAGGGCTGCTGCATATATATTTAAAGAAGGTAGTTACAATAAGGAAGGTAAGAGGTCATCTTCACACAGACACAGAATAGTCATTGGGAAGGATACAAGGCTCTCCGGATATATGCTTGAGAGTGCCCTTACTTCTGGTATCTGTTCTATGGGTGTGGATGTGATTCTTGTGGGACCACTGCCGACACCGGGTATTGCATTCATTACAAGAAGTCTCAGAGCAGATGCAGGCGTGGTGATTTCTGCCTCCCATAATCCCTATGAAGATAACGGGATAAAATTTTTTTCCATGAATGGCATTAAACTTCCGGACGAGCTCGAAAAGAAAATGGAGGAACTTATATTTTCAAATGCATTAGAACATATCCGTCCCACTGCGAGAGAGGTAGGGAAGGCATTCAGGGTAGATGATGCAGTAGGGAGATACATTGAATTTGTTAAAGGTTCATTTCCGAGAGGGATGACACTGGATGGCATGAAG is part of the Nitrospirota bacterium genome and harbors:
- the ftsH gene encoding ATP-dependent zinc metalloprotease FtsH; its protein translation is MNSFYKNLTIWLILGLLMVFLFNLFSAPKKVEEDVVFSDFITKVEKGDVEDVVIKENHITGRFKDGKRFKTYTPEYPDLVRDLRAKGVRITAKPPDENPWYLTFLVSWGPIIFLAAIWIFFMKQMQTGGNKALSFGKSRARLVSEKTNKITFADVAGIDEAKEELQEVIEFLKDPQKFQKLGGRIPKGVLVMGPPGTGKTLLARAIAGEAGVPFFSISGSDFVEMFVGVGASRVRDLFEQGKKNAPCIIFIDEIDAVGRHRGAGLGGGHDEREQTLNQLLVEMDGFESNEGVILIAATNRPDVLDPALLRPGRFDRQVVVPQPDVKGRLGILKVHTKKILIAEDVDLGVIARGTPGFSGADLSNLVNEAALMAARENKSKVEMVDFEKAKDKVLMGIERKSMVMNEEERRNTAYHEAGHTLVARLIPGTDPIHKVSIIPRGRALGITQQLPMDDRYTYSKTYLLNELAVFLGGRAAEEIALNHMTTGAGNDLERATELARKMVCDWGMSEKLGPLTFGKREEQIFLGREIAQHRDYSERTAIEIDEEIKRMVTECYERAKNLVNENIDALHALAKALLEKETLEGKEIDEIIKEKRVEAYL
- the folP gene encoding dihydropteroate synthase; this translates as MGVLNVTPDSFSDGGLYIDPSRAVERALEMEEEGADLIDIGGESSRPGSDPVSEEEEIKRVVPVIEKLSHRLKIPISVDTSKSRVAKIAVKAGASIINDISGLRLDPEMVHVVADSGIPVVIMHMKGTPKDMQVNPTYNNVVSEVIEFLKERIKVAIDEGVSKDKIIIDPGIGFGKTVEHNIVILRRLDEFKVLGRPILIGTSRKSFIGKILDLEVNERIEGTAATVAVAILKGAALIRAHDVKEMVRVARMTDAIIRASHHLSPTL
- the cdaA gene encoding diadenylate cyclase CdaA, encoding MEIFRQIRWQDVVDILLVAFIVYRILLLIKGTRAIQMLVGLGILLIALMISKWINLYTIDWLVQSFWSQIVLALIILFQPELRRALAHIGENPLLYPFSYVEESRHIEEIVRTAVSLSNRKIGSLIVIERETDLKNFIEMGTELDAKVSKEILVSIFQPTSPIHDGAVIIRGKRIIAGGCFLPLSLRADISRSLGTRHRAAIGITEETDAVVIVVSEETGAISIVIGGEITQNLDMNTLRETLTDLFVRKPHRKAMK
- a CDS encoding CdaR family protein, with product MRFKSLLLRNSGLKIASLIFAIILWFFVISRGKSEVNFEVPLEFKNIPSTIELTGDIVKSIDVRVQGQEGVLRNLRSHQINAYVDLTGAKAGESTYYITQSNINVPMNVKVSKVSPSTIKVRLEKLLKKDIEVEAHIIGKPAPGFKIQGLEVTPSTVRIEGLKKEINSIKTLKTEPIDISGAKEGISQVVKVNTAGRNIRSLNKEEVKVNIKISKERR